A DNA window from Pseudomonas wuhanensis contains the following coding sequences:
- a CDS encoding penicillin-binding protein activator yields MIACLRLLTALCLAALLAACASSPSSSLGELPRTPDASIEQLLEQATKSKDPEKAALLRLSAADLAYRQGNAGQSAQILQQVPVEQLKPGQQVFANTLAAELAMVRNQPKAALTALSHPSLQRLSELPVEQQVRTGTVHARALEADGQTLAAARERIFIAPMLEGEAASKNHEAIWTLIASLPTDQLQPTTDDDLGGWIRLALAVKTAGTLEQQQAAIDNWREKNPKHPAAIQLPLPLTKLKELASQPLSKIALLLPQDGPLGSVGKALREGFMAAHYQAQQAGQKPPAIEFYDSSRLTSLDEFYRKAQADGVQLVVGPLEKPLVKQLSARPQLPITTLALNYSEGEQGPAQLFQFGLAAEDEAREVSRRARADGLHRAAIMVPKGEWGDRVLRAFSQDWQANGGSIVAIERVDQPVQLAQQIADMFQLRQSEGRAKSLQSTVGSQVAAQPSRRQDIEFIFLAATPQQAQQIKPTLNFQYAGDVPVYATSHVFSASGDQNQYNDMNGIRFCETPWLLDANDPLRKQVTAQWPQAGGSLGRLYAMGVDAYRLAPRLGQLKALPDSRIQGQSGSLGMTQNQRVERQLPWAEFANGQVQRLPDTSR; encoded by the coding sequence ATGATCGCTTGCCTGCGGCTGCTCACTGCCCTCTGCCTCGCTGCCTTGCTGGCGGCTTGCGCCAGCTCGCCCTCCTCCAGCCTTGGCGAACTTCCACGGACCCCGGACGCCAGTATCGAGCAACTGCTCGAACAGGCCACTAAAAGCAAAGATCCGGAAAAAGCCGCTCTATTGCGCTTGAGCGCGGCAGACCTGGCTTATCGTCAGGGTAATGCCGGGCAGTCCGCGCAAATCCTGCAACAGGTCCCGGTGGAACAACTCAAGCCTGGCCAACAAGTCTTCGCCAACACCCTGGCGGCTGAACTGGCCATGGTCCGCAATCAGCCCAAAGCGGCGCTGACTGCCCTGAGCCATCCGAGCCTGCAACGCCTGAGCGAACTGCCCGTCGAACAACAGGTTCGCACCGGCACCGTTCATGCCCGCGCCCTTGAGGCTGATGGCCAGACCCTGGCCGCCGCACGGGAGCGCATCTTTATTGCGCCGATGCTTGAAGGTGAAGCAGCCAGCAAAAACCACGAAGCGATCTGGACTCTGATCGCTTCGCTGCCGACCGATCAATTGCAGCCGACCACTGACGATGACCTCGGCGGCTGGATCCGTCTGGCGCTGGCGGTGAAAACGGCCGGCACCCTGGAACAGCAGCAAGCCGCGATCGACAACTGGCGTGAAAAGAATCCAAAGCACCCGGCTGCCATCCAGCTGCCGCTGCCACTGACCAAACTCAAGGAGCTGGCCAGCCAGCCCCTGAGCAAGATCGCCCTGCTGCTGCCGCAAGACGGCCCGCTGGGTTCGGTTGGCAAAGCACTGCGCGAAGGCTTCATGGCCGCTCACTACCAGGCGCAACAAGCCGGGCAGAAGCCGCCGGCCATCGAGTTCTATGACAGCTCGCGCCTGACCTCCCTCGACGAGTTCTATCGCAAGGCCCAGGCCGATGGCGTGCAACTGGTGGTCGGCCCACTGGAGAAGCCGCTGGTCAAACAGCTCAGCGCGCGCCCGCAACTGCCGATCACTACCCTTGCACTGAACTACAGCGAAGGCGAACAAGGTCCAGCCCAACTGTTCCAGTTCGGTCTTGCCGCTGAAGACGAAGCCCGCGAAGTGTCCCGTCGCGCGCGCGCCGATGGCCTGCACCGCGCCGCAATCATGGTGCCGAAAGGCGAATGGGGCGACCGGGTACTCAGGGCGTTCAGCCAGGATTGGCAAGCCAACGGTGGCAGCATCGTTGCTATCGAGCGCGTCGACCAACCGGTGCAACTGGCCCAGCAGATTGCCGACATGTTCCAGCTGCGCCAGAGCGAAGGCCGCGCCAAGAGCCTGCAAAGTACCGTTGGCTCGCAGGTTGCCGCACAACCTTCGCGTCGTCAGGACATCGAATTCATCTTCCTGGCCGCAACGCCGCAACAAGCTCAACAGATCAAACCGACCCTGAACTTCCAGTACGCGGGTGACGTGCCGGTTTACGCCACCTCCCACGTGTTCAGCGCCAGCGGCGACCAGAACCAGTACAACGACATGAACGGTATTCGCTTCTGCGAAACCCCATGGCTGCTGGATGCCAACGACCCGCTGCGCAAGCAGGTCACCGCACAATGGCCACAAGCCGGCGGCAGCCTGGGTCGCCTGTACGCGATGGGCGTTGACGCCTATCGCCTGGCACCGCGCCTGGGGCAACTCAAGGCCTTGCCGGACAGCCGCATCCAAGGCCAATCGGGCAGCCTGGGCATGACTCAGAATCAACGGGTCGAGCGTCAGCTGCCATGGGCAGAGTTCGCCAACGGTCAGGTTCAACGCCTGCCGGACACCTCGCGCTGA
- a CDS encoding YraN family protein yields MPDRSRQQSGKDAERHALEHLQRQGLRLLAQNWLCKRGELDLVMLDGDTVVFVEVRYRKNTQWGGALDSIDGRKRQKLIFAAQYFLQRESRWANSPCRFDVVAIDSNLDQLNWLQNAFDS; encoded by the coding sequence ATGCCTGACAGGTCACGCCAGCAAAGCGGTAAAGATGCCGAGCGTCATGCGCTCGAGCATCTTCAGCGACAAGGTCTGCGCCTGCTGGCGCAGAACTGGTTGTGTAAACGCGGCGAGCTTGATCTGGTCATGCTTGATGGCGATACAGTAGTATTCGTCGAAGTCCGCTACAGAAAAAACACCCAATGGGGTGGCGCGCTCGATAGCATTGATGGGCGCAAACGGCAGAAACTGATTTTTGCCGCGCAGTATTTTCTTCAGCGCGAGTCGCGTTGGGCCAATTCCCCCTGCCGCTTCGACGTGGTTGCCATCGACAGCAACCTTGATCAGTTGAACTGGTTGCAGAATGCCTTCGACAGCTGA
- a CDS encoding phosphoheptose isomerase gives MDMQSRIRQLFQASIDTKQQAMDVLAPHIEQASQVMVNALLNEGKMLSCGNGGSAGDAQHFSSELLNRFERERPSLPAIALTTDSSTITSIANDYSYNEIFSKQIRALGQPGDVLLAISTSGNSANIIQAIQAAHDREMIVVALTGRDGGGMASLLLPEDVEIRVPANVTARIQEVHLLAIHCLCDLIDSQLFGSEE, from the coding sequence ATGGACATGCAATCGCGAATTCGCCAGCTTTTTCAGGCCAGTATCGACACCAAGCAACAGGCGATGGACGTACTTGCACCGCACATCGAGCAAGCCAGCCAGGTCATGGTCAACGCCCTGCTCAACGAGGGCAAAATGCTGTCCTGCGGCAACGGCGGTTCCGCCGGTGACGCACAGCACTTCTCGTCCGAGCTGCTCAACCGCTTCGAGCGCGAGCGCCCGAGCCTGCCCGCCATCGCGCTGACCACCGACAGTTCGACGATCACCTCGATCGCCAACGATTACAGCTACAACGAAATCTTCTCCAAACAGATTCGTGCCCTCGGCCAACCGGGTGATGTATTGCTGGCGATTTCCACCAGCGGCAACTCGGCAAACATAATTCAAGCGATCCAGGCCGCACATGATCGCGAAATGATTGTCGTAGCATTGACCGGTCGTGATGGCGGTGGCATGGCGTCACTGCTATTGCCTGAGGACGTCGAGATTCGCGTACCGGCCAACGTCACTGCACGTATTCAGGAAGTCCACCTGCTGGCGATCCATTGCCTTTGCGATTTGATCGACAGCCAACTGTTCGGGAGTGAAGAATGA